The nucleotide window CTTACCGGAGCAAGTCGCACAGGTTCTTAGATCAGTCCCTGGTTCGGCTCCATTGCCCTTGCAATGTTCACAGGCGCTTGTCTTGTTGAGATTGATAGTACGCTCTGTTCCAAAAATAGAATCCTTGAAAGAGAGCTCAATATCAACTTGAATATCCTCCCCACGTGCGCGGCTGGCACGCCCAGCGTGGCTTCCCTGCCCGCCACGAGCCCGACCAAAAAAATCTCCCATAATATCTCCGAGATCAAACTCAATTCCTCCATCCTGACCAAATCCTTGTCCGCCAAAGCCACCTTGGAAACCTGAGAAGTCAAAGCCTCCAAAGCCCTGACCTGTTGCACCTCCATATTGTCCTGATCCACCCTGACCACCAA belongs to Candidatus Paceibacterota bacterium and includes:
- a CDS encoding DnaJ domain-containing protein; translation: MKDYYKILGVEKNASEDEIKKAFRKQAHIHHPDKGGGDEKKFKEINEAYTVLSNPQKRRNYDQFGSADGHGFGGQGGSGQYGGATGQGFGGFDFSGFQGGFGGQGFGQDGGIEFDLGDIMGDFFGRARGGQGSHAGRASRARGEDIQVDIELSFKDSIFGTERTINLNKTSACEHCKGNGAEPGTDLRTCATCSGK